Proteins encoded in a region of the Candidatus Bathyarchaeota archaeon genome:
- the cobA gene encoding uroporphyrinogen-III C-methyltransferase, whose amino-acid sequence MVFGRVYLVGAGPGDPKLLTVKAVELIKEADVIIYDRLVGEETLNLAPKKAEKIYVGKRTGKHEVPQDKITELIIEKAQKGGKVVRLKGGDPFIFGRGGEEAEALAEKGIEFEVVPGVSSAVVAPAYAGIPLTHRDYASSVAIITGHRAGDAERVIDWAKIADAVDTMVILMGVESLDDIVSKLLEGGVRPDKPVAIVESGTYPQQRTLISTLKAVVAEAEVKQIKPPSVIVIGDVANLGRKLAWFKKPLA is encoded by the coding sequence ATGGTGTTTGGTAGAGTTTACCTTGTGGGCGCTGGACCAGGCGACCCAAAACTGCTCACTGTTAAAGCAGTTGAACTCATCAAAGAAGCCGATGTCATAATCTATGATAGACTGGTCGGCGAAGAAACCCTTAATTTGGCACCTAAAAAAGCCGAGAAAATCTATGTGGGCAAGCGCACAGGTAAGCATGAAGTTCCACAAGACAAGATTACTGAACTTATAATCGAGAAAGCTCAAAAGGGTGGCAAAGTTGTGCGATTAAAAGGTGGCGACCCATTCATTTTCGGGAGAGGTGGCGAAGAAGCGGAAGCGCTCGCCGAGAAGGGCATCGAGTTTGAGGTTGTGCCAGGTGTTAGCTCTGCAGTTGTGGCTCCTGCTTACGCTGGCATACCGTTAACACACCGCGATTACGCTTCTTCAGTGGCGATTATTACGGGTCACCGAGCTGGTGATGCTGAGCGCGTGATTGATTGGGCAAAAATCGCTGACGCAGTTGACACGATGGTTATCTTGATGGGTGTTGAATCGTTAGATGACATCGTGAGCAAGTTGCTTGAGGGCGGAGTGCGCCCAGATAAGCCGGTGGCAATTGTCGAGTCAGGAACCTATCCGCAGCAAAGAACTCTGATAAGTACTCTGAAAGCTGTCGTTGCCGAGGCAGAAGTAAAGCAAATCAAGCCGCCATCTGTCATCGTGATTGGTGACGTTGCAAACTTAGGTAGGAAACTGGCATGGTTCAAAAAGCCCCTAGCTTGA